From Buchnera aphidicola (Nurudea shiraii), the proteins below share one genomic window:
- the glmU gene encoding bifunctional UDP-N-acetylglucosamine diphosphorylase/glucosamine-1-phosphate N-acetyltransferase GlmU: MSKKNINVIILAAGKGRRMRSNYPKVLHMLGDKPIIQHVVNLAKSINSKNIYLIYNSKYKLLKSIITDPTLIWIKQNRILGTGHAVCQMTNIIKNDENYLILYGDMPLISNESLKKLILSKKKSSISLLTAKLKNSNDFGRIIRKNGKIIKIVECKDATQKQLKIREINSGIFITTGKNLKDWTKKIKNKNANNEYYITDIIYIAYKNKNIIHSVNPVHIHEIQGINNKLQLSIAKELYQQKKINNLLLSGVTLHDPKNFHIRGTVKYGKNIEIDTGVILKGTIILGNCVKIGPGCIIKNSQIGDNCYIKAYTIIEKTIIKNNCIIGPFSHLRSGTVLNNHVQIGNFVETKETTIDCKSKAKHLSYLGNSKVGKHVNIGAGTIFCNYNGKNKFNTIIGDNVFIGSNCQLIAPITISHHTVIAAGTTVTKNVNKFSLVYNKKKEIQKKKL; this comes from the coding sequence ATGTCAAAAAAAAATATAAATGTTATCATTCTCGCTGCCGGAAAAGGAAGAAGAATGCGTTCTAATTATCCTAAAGTTCTTCATATGTTAGGAGATAAACCTATAATACAACATGTTGTAAATTTAGCAAAATCTATTAATTCAAAAAATATTTACTTAATTTATAATAGCAAATATAAATTACTCAAATCTATTATTACTGATCCCACATTAATTTGGATAAAACAAAATAGAATTTTAGGTACAGGACATGCTGTATGTCAAATGACAAACATTATAAAAAATGACGAAAATTATTTAATTCTTTACGGAGATATGCCATTAATATCTAATGAATCTCTAAAAAAATTAATATTATCTAAAAAAAAATCATCAATTAGTTTATTAACAGCTAAATTAAAAAATTCTAACGATTTTGGAAGAATCATTAGAAAAAATGGAAAAATAATAAAAATTGTGGAATGTAAAGACGCTACCCAAAAACAACTAAAAATTCGCGAAATAAATTCTGGAATTTTTATTACTACCGGAAAAAATTTAAAAGATTGGACGAAGAAAATAAAAAATAAAAATGCAAACAACGAATACTATATTACTGATATTATTTATATTGCTTACAAAAATAAAAATATAATACATTCTGTTAATCCTGTTCATATACATGAAATACAAGGTATAAACAATAAACTTCAATTATCAATAGCTAAAGAACTATATCAACAAAAAAAAATTAATAATTTATTATTGTCAGGTGTTACACTACATGATCCAAAAAACTTTCATATTCGAGGAACAGTAAAATATGGAAAAAATATAGAAATTGACACTGGAGTAATTTTAAAAGGAACTATTATATTAGGAAATTGCGTAAAAATTGGACCCGGGTGTATTATAAAAAATAGCCAAATTGGAGATAATTGTTACATTAAAGCATATACTATTATTGAAAAAACAATTATTAAAAATAATTGTATCATTGGCCCCTTTTCTCATTTGAGAAGTGGAACAGTGCTAAACAATCACGTTCAAATAGGAAATTTTGTCGAAACTAAAGAAACTACAATAGATTGTAAATCAAAAGCAAAACATTTAAGTTATTTAGGAAATTCTAAAGTTGGAAAACACGTTAACATAGGAGCAGGAACTATTTTTTGTAATTATAACGGAAAAAATAAGTTTAATACTATTATAGGAGACAATGTTTTTATCGGATCAAATTGCCAGTTAATTGCTCCTATTACCATTTCACATCACACTGTTATTGCAGCAGGGACTACAGTTACAAAAAATGTTAATAAATTTAGCTTAGTTTACAACAAAAAAAAAGAAATACAAAAAAAAAAACTTTAA
- a CDS encoding Cof-type HAD-IIB family hydrolase: MYYDIISIDLDGTLLSPDSHVSEYTKNVIRILSSKGVYFVIATGRHHVEANIIKNILNIPAFLITSNGARVYDQSGSLIYSCDINEDIVLNLVRSFFFEKDILIQLYSHENWYVNNVCHSNVNFYSFLGFQYKLFDCISPIYQNISKIFFTSKNIEKLLFLKKKILSRFNGSINISFSSLYCVEVMSSKVSKGNALKIILNLLKSSSKKCLSFGNSMNDKEMLEFSEKGCIMKNSDYFLKKSLSQFEVIGNNIEDGVAKYLKKTFKINLKN; this comes from the coding sequence ATGTATTATGATATTATTTCGATTGATCTTGATGGAACGCTTTTGTCTCCAGACAGTCATGTAAGTGAGTATACGAAAAATGTTATTAGAATTTTATCTAGTAAAGGAGTATATTTTGTAATAGCAACAGGTAGACATCATGTTGAAGCGAATATAATTAAAAATATTTTAAATATTCCAGCATTTTTAATTACTTCTAATGGAGCAAGAGTATATGATCAATCTGGTTCTCTAATATATAGTTGTGATATAAACGAAGACATAGTATTAAATTTAGTACGTTCATTTTTTTTCGAAAAAGATATATTAATTCAATTATATTCTCATGAAAATTGGTATGTTAATAATGTTTGTCATAGCAATGTAAATTTTTATTCGTTTTTAGGATTTCAATATAAGTTATTTGATTGCATATCTCCAATATATCAAAATATTAGTAAAATATTTTTTACTAGTAAAAATATTGAAAAATTATTGTTTTTAAAAAAGAAAATTTTAAGTAGATTTAATGGTTCTATAAATATTAGTTTTTCTAGTTTGTATTGTGTAGAAGTGATGTCTAGTAAAGTTTCTAAAGGGAATGCTTTGAAGATTATTTTAAATTTATTAAAATCATCATCTAAAAAGTGCTTATCTTTTGGTAATTCTATGAATGATAAAGAGATGTTAGAATTTTCTGAAAAAGGATGTATTATGAAAAATAGTGATTATTTTCTTAAAAAATCTCTTTCTCAGTTTGAAGTGATTGGAAATAATATAGAAGATGGAGTAGCAAAATACTTAAAAAAAACTTTTAAAATTAATTTAAAAAATTAA